In Pseudomonas sp. R76, one genomic interval encodes:
- a CDS encoding sugar kinase, with translation MSEIDILSFGETMAMFVAEQTGDLAQVAQFHKRIAGADSNVAIGLSRLGFNVAWLSRVGQDSLGRFVVDTLKNEGLDCRHVAVDPLHPTGFQFKSREEAGADPQVEYFRKGSAASHLSIAAISPALLQARHLHATGIPPALSEATRELSHELMTQMRKAGRSVSFDPNLRPSLWASQAQMISEINALAAKADWVLPGLSEGRLLTGFDDPADIAAFYLDQGAEAVAIKLGPDGAYYRTQMDQGFVAAVAVEKVVDTVGAGDGFAVGMISALLENLSFREAVQRGNWIGSRAVQSRGDMEGLPTRAELPTRSVA, from the coding sequence ATGTCTGAGATCGATATCCTCTCGTTTGGTGAAACCATGGCGATGTTTGTCGCCGAGCAGACCGGCGACCTGGCCCAGGTGGCCCAGTTCCATAAACGCATTGCCGGGGCCGACAGCAATGTCGCCATCGGCCTGTCACGCCTGGGCTTCAATGTGGCCTGGCTGAGCCGGGTCGGGCAGGATTCCCTGGGGCGGTTTGTGGTCGACACGTTGAAAAACGAAGGCCTGGATTGCCGGCATGTGGCGGTCGACCCGCTACACCCCACCGGTTTCCAGTTCAAATCCCGCGAAGAAGCCGGCGCTGACCCACAAGTGGAGTACTTTCGCAAAGGCTCGGCGGCCAGCCACTTGTCGATTGCCGCCATCAGCCCCGCGCTGCTGCAGGCGCGGCACCTGCACGCCACCGGCATTCCCCCCGCGTTGTCCGAGGCCACCCGCGAACTGTCCCACGAGTTGATGACGCAAATGCGCAAGGCCGGGCGCAGCGTGTCGTTCGACCCGAACCTGCGCCCCTCGTTATGGGCCAGCCAGGCGCAGATGATCAGTGAAATCAACGCCCTCGCCGCCAAGGCGGATTGGGTGCTGCCGGGTTTGAGCGAAGGCCGCTTGCTCACCGGTTTCGACGACCCGGCCGACATCGCCGCGTTCTATCTCGACCAGGGCGCCGAAGCCGTGGCCATCAAACTGGGGCCGGACGGCGCCTATTACCGCACCCAGATGGACCAGGGCTTTGTCGCCGCCGTGGCGGTGGAAAAAGTCGTCGACACCGTCGGTGCCGGCGATGGTTTTGCCGTCGGCATGATCAGCGCCCTGCTGGAAAACCTCAGCTTTCGCGAAGCCGTACAGCGCGGTAACTGGATCGGCAGTCGCGCCGTGCAGAGCCGCGGCGATATGGAAGGCTTGCCCACCCGCGCGGAGTTACCCACTCGATCCGTTGCATGA
- a CDS encoding autotransporter outer membrane beta-barrel domain-containing protein, protein MGCSREFESPSYRFVQALEVHRMSAVFNFKKTPLSLALAAPAVTLVFLASPNVHAETPVVRPNTSIAPTVRLDNYVLYPGSSLIVHGAQTRQILMTRAGLTLQPGSRTGDITATDGSRILVNNSRVNSRIGNTAAILASNNSTVTIANNSTVTNVNGWGVAINAALGGTDGSTVTVRDSRVFGSQRGISAGVYGVANLDNAHVEGTTAAGIGLVMFNADANAQNKSLILGGVNGVHMTSLGSVSRTNTLVLDNSVVQGKTGAAIRVAPGPGNNTKSNIHVLNGSNLIGGNGVLLDVANNATANLNVDNSQLIGDVVIGTGGLGTVQLNNNASLTGQLRNVEQLDVNSNAQWVMVGDSQVNTLKMGGGNVVFGAPLQYLQLNTNNLTGNGTFKMYTNFNTGETDLLNVNGNAEGDHQLLIGASGSELATGEAIKVVHTESGGAKFGLVGDTVDVGAFEYGLKQEGTDWYLDTEKKGTSTSAKAVLALANAAPAVLLGEASVLRTRMGEVRFGDGKEQGLWIRNYTNRTDVAANTNGVGYKQNQSGLTLGADWAMDELWTVGVMGGYSNSTLGLSRGSSGMVNSYYAGVYGIFRDEESGVYVDLTAKVNRLNGQSQVNMSDGKRAKGKYTQDAVSGSAEIGKNIKLNDDGLFVEPFVQVAVAKIGGSNYTMDNGLKAKSDRATSATGKVGVTVGQNIQLDSGGILQPYLRTAATRDFSPDSRVYINDQAFKNNLSGSGVEVAGGVAASVTKNLSVHAEVTHMKGKAYDQPMGLTVGLQYAF, encoded by the coding sequence ATGGGTTGCTCTCGCGAGTTTGAGAGCCCGTCCTATCGTTTCGTACAGGCACTAGAGGTCCATCGTATGTCGGCAGTATTTAACTTCAAAAAAACGCCTCTGAGCCTTGCGTTGGCGGCCCCGGCAGTCACGTTAGTGTTTCTGGCCTCACCCAATGTTCACGCCGAGACGCCAGTGGTGCGTCCTAATACGTCGATAGCACCGACTGTGCGGCTTGATAATTATGTGCTGTATCCCGGTTCGAGCCTGATAGTCCACGGCGCGCAAACCCGGCAGATTTTGATGACGCGTGCAGGCTTGACGTTGCAGCCCGGCAGCAGGACGGGAGATATCACGGCGACGGACGGGTCAAGAATCCTCGTCAATAACTCACGAGTCAACTCGCGTATTGGCAACACGGCAGCCATTTTAGCGAGTAACAACAGCACCGTGACAATCGCCAACAACAGTACGGTGACCAATGTTAATGGTTGGGGTGTAGCGATAAACGCTGCGCTCGGCGGCACGGATGGTTCAACCGTTACGGTCAGAGACAGCAGGGTTTTCGGTTCCCAGCGCGGTATTTCGGCCGGCGTCTATGGCGTGGCGAATCTGGACAATGCCCATGTCGAGGGCACCACCGCCGCCGGCATCGGTTTAGTGATGTTTAATGCCGACGCTAACGCCCAGAATAAAAGTCTTATTTTGGGCGGGGTAAACGGCGTCCATATGACATCGCTTGGGAGTGTGTCGCGGACCAATACCTTGGTCCTGGATAATTCCGTGGTCCAGGGAAAAACCGGTGCTGCCATTCGGGTGGCCCCGGGCCCAGGCAATAACACCAAGTCCAATATTCACGTGCTTAACGGCTCGAACCTGATTGGCGGTAATGGTGTGCTGCTCGACGTTGCCAACAACGCCACCGCCAACCTGAATGTCGACAACAGCCAGTTGATCGGTGATGTGGTAATTGGCACTGGCGGCCTGGGCACGGTGCAACTTAACAACAATGCCTCGCTGACCGGCCAGTTACGCAACGTCGAGCAACTTGACGTCAACAGCAACGCCCAGTGGGTGATGGTGGGTGACAGCCAGGTCAATACGCTGAAAATGGGCGGCGGTAACGTGGTGTTTGGTGCCCCGCTGCAGTATCTGCAACTCAATACCAACAACTTGACCGGCAACGGCACGTTCAAAATGTACACCAACTTCAACACCGGCGAGACCGACCTGTTGAACGTCAACGGCAACGCCGAAGGTGATCACCAATTGTTGATTGGTGCCAGTGGCTCGGAGCTGGCCACCGGTGAGGCGATCAAGGTGGTGCACACTGAAAGCGGCGGCGCCAAGTTCGGCCTGGTGGGCGATACCGTCGATGTCGGCGCGTTCGAATATGGGCTCAAGCAGGAAGGCACCGACTGGTACCTGGACACCGAGAAAAAGGGCACCAGTACCAGCGCCAAGGCCGTGCTGGCACTCGCCAACGCTGCACCGGCGGTATTGCTGGGCGAAGCGAGCGTATTGCGCACCCGTATGGGTGAAGTACGCTTCGGCGACGGCAAGGAGCAAGGCCTGTGGATTCGCAATTACACTAACCGGACAGACGTGGCCGCCAACACCAACGGCGTGGGTTACAAACAGAATCAGTCGGGCCTGACCCTGGGTGCGGACTGGGCCATGGATGAACTGTGGACAGTGGGTGTGATGGGCGGTTACAGCAACTCCACCCTGGGCCTGAGTCGCGGCAGCAGCGGTATGGTCAACAGCTACTATGCCGGTGTCTATGGCATTTTTCGTGATGAAGAGAGCGGCGTGTATGTCGACCTGACCGCCAAGGTCAACCGCCTGAATGGTCAAAGCCAGGTCAACATGAGCGATGGTAAGCGCGCCAAAGGCAAATATACCCAGGACGCGGTGAGTGGATCGGCTGAAATCGGCAAGAACATCAAACTCAATGATGACGGCTTGTTTGTCGAACCCTTCGTTCAGGTGGCCGTTGCCAAAATTGGCGGCTCCAACTACACCATGGACAACGGTTTGAAGGCCAAAAGCGATCGGGCCACTTCCGCGACCGGCAAGGTGGGTGTCACTGTCGGTCAAAACATCCAGCTTGACAGCGGCGGCATCCTGCAGCCGTACCTGCGTACTGCCGCAACGCGCGACTTCAGCCCGGACAGCAGGGTCTATATCAACGATCAGGCGTTCAAAAACAACCTGTCGGGGAGCGGTGTAGAGGTCGCGGGCGGCGTGGCTGCCTCAGTGACGAAAAACCTGAGTGTGCATGCCGAAGTCACGCACATGAAAGGTAAGGCTTACGATCAGCCTATGGGTCTCACTGTAGGTTTGCAGTACGCCTTCTAA
- a CDS encoding MFS transporter, which translates to MDTLKLATRRWWYIMPIVFITYSLAYLDRANYGFAAASGMAEDLMITPGMSSLLGALFFLGYFFFQVPGAIYAQKRSVKKLIFVSLILWGGLATLTGVVSNAYMLIAIRFMLGVVEAAVMPAMLVYLCHWFTRAERSRANTFLILGNPVTMLWMSVVSGYLVQHFSWRWMFIIEGLPAVIWAFIWWKLADEKPADAKWLSEQHKRDLESALAAEQVGIKAVKNYAEAFRSPKVIILALQFFCWSIGVYGFVLWLPSILKAGLQMDMVEAGWLSALPYLAAVIGMLAVSWGSDKLQKRKRFVWPPLLIASIAFYASYVLGAEHFWWSYTLLVIAGACMYAPYGPFFAIVPEILPANVAGGAMALINSMGALGSFGGSYLVGYLNSSTGSPGASYLLMSGALMLSVVLTIFLKPGASDRVRVPMPTLELKAKTR; encoded by the coding sequence ATGGACACCTTGAAACTCGCCACCCGTCGCTGGTGGTACATCATGCCCATCGTTTTTATCACCTACAGCCTGGCGTACCTGGACCGCGCCAACTACGGCTTCGCCGCTGCCTCGGGGATGGCCGAAGACTTGATGATCACCCCCGGCATGTCCTCGCTGCTGGGCGCGTTGTTCTTCCTCGGCTATTTCTTCTTCCAGGTGCCGGGGGCGATCTACGCGCAAAAACGCAGTGTTAAAAAGCTGATTTTCGTCAGCCTGATCCTCTGGGGCGGCCTCGCCACGTTGACCGGCGTGGTGTCCAACGCCTACATGCTGATCGCCATTCGCTTTATGCTCGGCGTGGTCGAAGCCGCGGTGATGCCGGCGATGCTGGTGTACCTGTGCCACTGGTTCACCCGCGCCGAACGCTCGCGCGCCAACACCTTCCTGATCCTCGGCAACCCGGTGACCATGCTGTGGATGTCAGTGGTCTCGGGCTACCTGGTGCAGCATTTCAGCTGGCGCTGGATGTTTATCATCGAAGGCTTGCCGGCGGTGATCTGGGCGTTTATCTGGTGGAAGCTGGCGGATGAAAAACCCGCCGACGCCAAGTGGTTGAGCGAGCAGCATAAGCGCGACCTGGAAAGCGCATTGGCCGCCGAACAAGTCGGGATCAAGGCGGTGAAGAACTACGCCGAGGCCTTTCGCTCGCCCAAAGTGATCATCCTGGCGCTGCAGTTTTTCTGCTGGAGCATCGGCGTGTACGGCTTTGTGCTGTGGCTGCCGTCGATCCTCAAGGCCGGCTTGCAGATGGACATGGTCGAAGCCGGCTGGCTCTCGGCGCTGCCTTACCTGGCGGCGGTGATCGGCATGCTCGCCGTGTCGTGGGGCTCGGACAAACTGCAAAAACGTAAACGTTTTGTGTGGCCGCCGCTGCTGATTGCCTCCATCGCGTTCTACGCCTCCTACGTGCTGGGCGCCGAGCATTTCTGGTGGTCCTACACCTTGCTGGTTATCGCCGGGGCCTGCATGTACGCGCCTTATGGGCCGTTCTTCGCGATCGTCCCCGAAATCCTGCCGGCCAACGTCGCCGGTGGCGCCATGGCGCTGATCAACAGCATGGGCGCGCTGGGTTCTTTCGGCGGCTCGTACCTGGTCGGCTACCTCAATAGCAGCACCGGTTCGCCGGGCGCCTCGTACCTGCTGATGAGCGGTGCGTTGATGCTCTCGGTGGTGCTGACGATTTTCCTCAAGCCCGGCGCCAGCGACCGTGTGCGCGTGCCGATGCCTACCCTCGAATTGAAGGCCAAAACCCGATGA
- a CDS encoding sugar phosphate isomerase/epimerase family protein, whose amino-acid sequence MHKYPVSISLSSYGADLVRERGQLSFVELLSAAGAQRIEWREELLTREHSATLAQAAAEHGLESVFSSPLELWVAGRAQPNADLAATLDRAQAFGSRWLKVSLGYFTDTNDLQSLHALLNRHPVQLLVENDQTLHGGRIEPMQRFFSEVERLGLPVKMTFDIGNWQWQDQSALTAARLLGRHVAYLHCKAVARRPDGKLVALPPGATDLHLWEQLLKHMTQGITRAVEFPLQGDDLIDVTAQQVATLALLGQPRAENAHV is encoded by the coding sequence ATGCATAAATACCCCGTTTCCATCAGCCTTTCCAGCTACGGCGCCGACCTGGTTCGCGAGCGTGGCCAATTGAGTTTTGTCGAGTTGCTCAGCGCAGCCGGCGCCCAGCGCATCGAATGGCGTGAAGAGCTGCTGACCCGCGAACACTCGGCCACATTGGCCCAGGCCGCCGCCGAGCATGGCCTGGAATCGGTGTTCTCTTCACCGCTGGAACTCTGGGTCGCCGGGCGCGCCCAGCCGAATGCCGACCTCGCCGCCACCCTGGACCGCGCCCAGGCCTTCGGCTCGCGCTGGCTGAAAGTCTCCCTCGGTTACTTCACCGACACCAACGACCTGCAAAGCCTGCACGCCCTGCTCAACCGCCACCCGGTTCAGTTGCTGGTGGAAAACGACCAGACCTTGCACGGCGGCCGGATCGAGCCGATGCAACGTTTTTTCAGCGAAGTCGAGCGCCTGGGCCTGCCGGTCAAGATGACCTTCGACATCGGCAACTGGCAGTGGCAGGACCAATCCGCCCTCACCGCCGCGCGCCTGCTGGGCCGCCATGTGGCTTACCTGCACTGCAAGGCCGTGGCGCGTCGGCCGGACGGCAAGCTGGTCGCCCTGCCGCCCGGCGCCACCGACCTGCATCTGTGGGAACAACTGCTCAAACATATGACTCAAGGTATTACCCGGGCCGTGGAATTCCCGTTGCAAGGCGATGACCTTATCGACGTCACCGCACAACAGGTCGCCACCCTCGCCCTCCTTGGCCAGCCGCGTGCGGAGAATGCCCATGTCTGA
- a CDS encoding LacI family DNA-binding transcriptional regulator: protein MTPFSAAQRSRVTMLDVAERAGVSKASVSRFIGDDRALLSDAIALRIEQAISELGYRPNQMARGLKRGRTRLIGMLVADIRNPYSIAVMHGVETACRQHGYSLVVCNTNRDDAQERQHLAALRSYNIEGLIVNTLGHHLDQLLELQQEMPLVLVDRKVEPLHSDLVGLDNPAAVRIAIEHLQQQGYRDVLLVSEAADGTSSRLERQASFTAEIAARPGLTGAVLELDDALEKHLQTFLANPGPKAVFCANGLAALACTRALKALGCKLFEDVGLIALDDLDWYPLVGSGITALAQPTEAIGASAFDCLLKRLRGDDAPTRTLDFLPELIIRGSTQSLVGAGLPAMTVHQTKQ, encoded by the coding sequence GTGACCCCATTTTCCGCCGCACAGCGCAGCCGCGTGACCATGCTCGACGTCGCCGAACGTGCCGGTGTGTCCAAAGCCAGCGTGTCGCGCTTTATCGGTGATGACCGCGCCCTGCTCTCCGACGCCATTGCGCTGCGCATCGAGCAGGCCATCAGCGAACTCGGCTACCGCCCCAACCAGATGGCTCGCGGCTTGAAACGCGGCCGCACACGCTTGATCGGCATGCTGGTGGCCGATATCCGCAACCCCTATTCCATCGCCGTAATGCACGGCGTCGAAACCGCCTGTCGCCAACACGGCTACAGCCTGGTGGTGTGCAACACCAACCGCGACGACGCGCAGGAACGCCAGCATTTGGCGGCGCTGCGCTCGTACAACATCGAAGGGCTGATCGTCAACACCCTCGGCCATCACCTTGACCAGTTGCTCGAGCTGCAGCAGGAAATGCCGCTGGTGCTGGTCGACCGTAAAGTCGAACCGCTGCACAGCGACCTGGTCGGGCTGGACAACCCCGCAGCCGTGCGCATCGCCATCGAGCATCTGCAGCAACAGGGTTATCGCGATGTGCTGCTGGTGAGCGAAGCGGCCGATGGCACCAGCTCACGCCTGGAGCGCCAGGCCAGTTTCACCGCCGAAATCGCCGCCCGCCCCGGCTTGACCGGCGCGGTGCTGGAACTGGATGACGCGCTGGAAAAACACCTGCAGACCTTTCTGGCCAACCCCGGCCCCAAGGCCGTGTTCTGCGCCAACGGCCTTGCCGCGCTGGCCTGTACCCGCGCACTCAAGGCCCTGGGCTGCAAGCTGTTTGAGGATGTCGGCCTGATCGCCCTGGATGACCTCGACTGGTATCCGTTGGTGGGCAGTGGCATTACCGCCCTCGCTCAACCCACCGAAGCGATTGGCGCCAGCGCCTTCGACTGCCTGCTCAAACGCCTGCGCGGCGATGACGCCCCGACCCGCACCCTGGATTTCCTACCCGAACTGATCATCCGCGGCTCCACCCAATCCCTTGTGGGAGCTGGCTTGCCTGCGATGACGGTGCACCAGACGAAGCAATAG
- a CDS encoding DUF1345 domain-containing protein: MAFLARTHPRLSSAAVLGLAVGILAPADTLISKILIGWNAGVWTYLLLMLWLATRARADDVKRIAEIEDENAGLVLFMVCIAAIASLATITVNLVGSKDLDSTARALHYGFTGMTVVGSWLLTGVIFSVHYARLFYTWEGEEPALRFAEGLRNPNYWDFLYFSFTIGVAVQTADVGVATRSLRKVVLGQSLIGFLFNTAILGFSINIAAGLFS, from the coding sequence ATGGCCTTCCTCGCCCGCACCCACCCTCGCCTCTCATCCGCCGCCGTACTCGGCCTTGCCGTGGGCATCCTGGCGCCGGCCGATACGCTCATCAGCAAAATCCTCATCGGCTGGAACGCGGGTGTCTGGACCTACCTGCTGCTGATGCTGTGGCTGGCGACCCGCGCTCGCGCCGACGACGTAAAACGCATCGCCGAAATCGAGGATGAAAACGCCGGCTTGGTGCTGTTCATGGTGTGCATCGCCGCCATTGCGAGCCTGGCAACCATTACCGTGAACCTGGTAGGCAGCAAGGACCTGGACAGCACGGCACGCGCGCTGCATTACGGCTTTACCGGCATGACAGTGGTCGGCTCGTGGTTGCTGACCGGGGTGATTTTCAGCGTGCATTACGCGCGGCTTTTTTACACCTGGGAAGGCGAAGAACCCGCTCTGCGCTTTGCCGAAGGCTTGCGCAACCCCAACTACTGGGACTTCCTGTACTTCTCGTTCACCATCGGCGTGGCGGTGCAAACAGCCGATGTGGGCGTGGCGACACGGAGCCTGCGTAAAGTGGTACTGGGCCAATCGTTGATCGGTTTCCTGTTCAATACAGCGATATTGGGTTTCTCGATCAATATTGCGGCAGGCTTGTTCAGTTAG
- a CDS encoding efflux RND transporter permease subunit yields MPQFFIDRPIFAWVVALFILLAGALAIPQLPVAQYPNVAPPKVEIYAVYPGASAQTLDESVVSLIEQELNGADHLLYFESQSSLGSATITATFQPGTDPEMAQVDVQNRLKAVEPRLPQAVTQQGLQVEKVSAGFLLLVTLTSSDGKLDDVALSDYLARNVMNELKRLDGVGKAQLYGAERAMRIWIDPQKLIGFNLTPADVNAAISAQNAQVSAGSIGDLPGTKTQEITAAILVKGQLSTPAEFADIVLKANPDGSTVRIGDVARVEIGSQEYQFSTRLNGKPSTAVSVQLAPGANALNTATLVRAKMDELSRYFPANVEYKIPYDTSPFVKVSITKVVYTLLEAMALVFAVMFLFLQNVRYTLIPTLVVPIALMGTFATMLLLGFSINVLTMFGMVLAIGILVDDAIVVVENVERIMATEGLSPKEATKKAMGQITGAIVGITLVLVAVFLPMAFMPGSVGVIYQQFSLSMATSILFSAFLALTLTPALCATLLKPIAKGEHHAKGGFFGWFNKRFDSLTNRYEGWVAYALKRSGRYLLIYLVLLVGLGWMFSRLPSSFLPVEDQGYTITDIQLPPGASKNRTVQVAEQIEAHNAGEPGVGDTTMIMGFSFSGSGQNAALAFTTLKDWSERGSDDSAASIADRANAAFSELKDAIAYAILPPPVDGLGTSSGFEFRLQDRGGVGHAALMAARTELLAAAEKSPILANVRESALAEAPQVQLEVDRKQANALGVSFADVGNVLSSAVGSAYINDFPNQGRMQRVVVQAEGDQRSQVADLLKINVRNTAGKMVPLSAFVEAKWTQGPAQLTRYNGYPAIAISGEAAPGHSTGEAMSEIQRLVSQLPAGLGQEWTGLSLQERLSGSQAPLLLGLSLLIVFLCLAALYESWSIPTSVLLVVPLGVLGAVLAVSLRGMPNDVFFKVGLITIIGLSAKNAILIIEFAKDLYDQGEDLIDATLKAARLRLRPIIMTSLAFILGVVPLAIATGASSASQQAIGTGVIGGMITATLAVVFVPVFFVVVMKLVRKRR; encoded by the coding sequence ATGCCGCAGTTCTTTATTGACCGCCCGATCTTCGCCTGGGTGGTCGCCCTGTTTATCCTGCTGGCCGGCGCGCTTGCGATCCCGCAATTGCCGGTGGCCCAGTACCCCAACGTCGCGCCGCCGAAGGTGGAAATCTACGCGGTGTACCCCGGCGCCTCGGCCCAAACGTTGGACGAAAGCGTGGTCAGCCTGATCGAGCAAGAGCTCAATGGCGCCGACCACCTGCTGTATTTCGAATCCCAGAGCAGCCTGGGCTCGGCCACCATCACCGCCACCTTCCAACCGGGCACCGACCCGGAAATGGCCCAGGTCGATGTGCAAAACCGCCTGAAAGCGGTAGAGCCGCGCCTGCCGCAAGCGGTGACTCAGCAAGGCTTGCAGGTGGAGAAAGTGTCTGCCGGTTTCCTGCTGCTGGTGACCCTGACGTCCAGCGACGGCAAGCTCGATGACGTCGCGCTCAGTGATTACCTGGCGCGCAACGTGATGAACGAGCTCAAGCGCCTCGACGGTGTGGGCAAGGCGCAGCTGTATGGCGCCGAACGCGCCATGCGCATCTGGATCGACCCGCAGAAACTGATTGGCTTCAACCTCACGCCGGCCGACGTCAACGCCGCGATCAGCGCGCAGAACGCCCAGGTGTCGGCGGGCAGCATTGGTGATTTGCCGGGCACCAAGACCCAGGAAATCACCGCGGCAATCCTGGTGAAGGGCCAATTGTCGACGCCGGCCGAATTCGCCGACATCGTGCTCAAGGCCAACCCTGACGGCTCCACTGTGCGCATCGGCGATGTGGCGCGGGTGGAAATCGGCAGCCAGGAATACCAGTTCTCCACACGCTTGAACGGCAAGCCGTCCACCGCCGTCAGTGTGCAACTGGCGCCGGGCGCCAACGCGCTGAACACCGCGACGCTGGTGCGGGCGAAGATGGATGAGCTGTCGCGCTACTTCCCGGCCAACGTGGAATACAAGATTCCGTACGACACCTCGCCATTCGTGAAAGTCTCGATCACCAAGGTGGTCTACACCTTGCTCGAAGCCATGGCGCTGGTGTTTGCGGTGATGTTCCTGTTCCTGCAGAACGTGCGCTACACCTTGATCCCGACGCTGGTGGTGCCGATTGCGCTGATGGGCACCTTCGCCACCATGCTGTTGCTGGGCTTCTCGATCAACGTGCTGACCATGTTCGGCATGGTTTTGGCCATCGGCATCCTGGTGGACGATGCGATTGTGGTGGTGGAAAACGTCGAGCGGATCATGGCCACCGAGGGCCTGTCGCCCAAGGAGGCGACGAAGAAGGCCATGGGCCAGATCACTGGCGCCATCGTCGGTATCACCTTGGTGCTGGTAGCGGTGTTCCTGCCGATGGCGTTCATGCCCGGCTCGGTGGGGGTGATCTATCAGCAATTCTCGCTGTCGATGGCCACCTCGATCCTGTTCTCGGCGTTCCTCGCCCTGACCTTGACCCCGGCGCTGTGCGCGACCTTGCTCAAGCCGATTGCCAAGGGCGAACACCACGCCAAGGGCGGTTTTTTTGGTTGGTTCAACAAACGTTTCGATAGCCTTACCAACCGCTACGAAGGCTGGGTGGCCTATGCCCTCAAGCGCAGCGGCCGTTATTTGCTGATCTACCTGGTGTTGCTGGTGGGCCTGGGCTGGATGTTCAGCCGCCTGCCCTCCTCGTTCCTGCCGGTGGAAGACCAGGGTTACACCATCACCGATATCCAACTGCCACCGGGTGCGAGCAAGAACCGCACGGTGCAGGTGGCCGAGCAGATCGAGGCGCATAACGCCGGGGAGCCTGGCGTGGGTGATACCACCATGATCATGGGCTTCAGTTTCTCCGGCTCCGGGCAGAATGCGGCGCTGGCGTTTACCACGTTGAAGGATTGGTCGGAACGCGGCAGCGATGACTCGGCCGCCTCGATTGCCGACCGCGCCAACGCCGCCTTCAGTGAGCTCAAGGATGCAATTGCCTACGCGATCCTGCCGCCGCCGGTAGACGGCCTGGGCACCTCCAGTGGTTTCGAGTTCCGTTTGCAGGACCGTGGTGGTGTCGGCCACGCGGCGTTGATGGCCGCGCGTACCGAGTTGCTGGCAGCTGCCGAAAAAAGCCCGATCCTGGCCAACGTGCGGGAAAGCGCCCTGGCCGAAGCACCGCAAGTGCAGCTGGAAGTGGACCGCAAGCAGGCCAATGCGTTGGGCGTGTCGTTTGCCGACGTCGGCAATGTGCTGTCCTCGGCCGTTGGCTCGGCGTATATCAACGACTTCCCCAACCAGGGCCGTATGCAACGGGTGGTGGTGCAGGCCGAAGGCGACCAGCGCAGCCAGGTGGCGGATTTGCTCAAGATCAACGTGCGCAACACCGCCGGGAAGATGGTGCCACTGTCGGCGTTCGTCGAGGCCAAGTGGACCCAAGGCCCGGCACAGCTGACCCGCTACAACGGCTACCCCGCCATCGCCATCAGTGGCGAAGCGGCGCCGGGGCATAGCACCGGCGAGGCGATGAGCGAAATCCAGCGCCTGGTCAGCCAGCTGCCGGCAGGCCTGGGCCAGGAATGGACCGGGTTGTCGCTGCAGGAACGTTTGTCCGGCTCTCAGGCGCCGTTGCTGCTCGGCCTGTCGTTGCTGATCGTGTTCCTGTGCCTGGCGGCGCTGTATGAAAGCTGGTCGATCCCGACCTCGGTGTTGCTGGTGGTGCCGCTGGGCGTGCTCGGCGCGGTGTTGGCGGTGAGCTTGCGCGGCATGCCTAACGATGTGTTCTTCAAGGTCGGCTTGATCACCATCATCGGCTTGTCGGCGAAGAACGCGATCCTGATCATCGAGTTCGCCAAGGACCTGTATGACCAAGGTGAAGACCTGATCGACGCCACCCTCAAAGCCGCGCGGCTCAGGTTGCGGCCGATCATCATGACGTCGCTGGCGTTTATCCTCGGCGTGGTGCCGCTGGCGATTGCCACCGGCGCCAGCTCGGCCAGCCAGCAAGCGATTGGTACAGGTGTGATCGGCGGGATGATCACCGCGACGCTGGCGGTGGTGTTTGTGCCAGTGTTTTTTGTGGTGGTCATGAAGCTGGTGCGCAAACGGCGTTAA